In Deinococcus sp. HSC-46F16, the following are encoded in one genomic region:
- a CDS encoding heme exporter protein CcmB codes for MGKEHPSPTTLSRPRSTVLTLAAKDLRVAGRTRDTLLATAFFAGLVLLVLGLALGGDTAGRTPTQTAGLAAGAVWTALALSAAVGAGRAFAQEQEAGALEQLLLYPGPHGALYLGKLLGVLGPLAVVTAFTLPTGLLLFGAVGAGQAVPWGALALVTGLGILGLSAGTTFYSAITVNLRAREALLPALAFPILVPVVIATVKATSLLLAGGWSGEVTTWLVFLAGFDVGTVILATLLFGFAVEG; via the coding sequence ATGGGAAAAGAGCATCCGTCGCCCACCACGCTCTCCCGTCCCCGGTCCACGGTCCTGACGCTCGCCGCCAAGGACCTGCGGGTGGCCGGGCGCACGCGCGACACACTGCTTGCCACCGCCTTTTTCGCGGGGCTGGTGCTGCTGGTGCTGGGCCTGGCGCTGGGCGGGGACACGGCGGGACGCACCCCCACGCAGACGGCGGGGCTGGCGGCGGGGGCGGTGTGGACGGCGCTGGCACTCTCGGCGGCGGTGGGCGCGGGGCGGGCCTTCGCGCAGGAGCAGGAGGCGGGGGCGCTGGAGCAACTGCTGCTGTATCCGGGGCCGCACGGGGCGCTGTACCTGGGCAAGTTGCTGGGGGTGCTGGGGCCGCTCGCGGTGGTCACGGCCTTCACCCTGCCCACCGGCTTGCTGCTGTTCGGGGCGGTGGGGGCCGGGCAAGCAGTGCCGTGGGGGGCGCTGGCGCTGGTGACCGGGCTGGGCATTCTGGGCCTGAGTGCCGGAACCACCTTCTACAGCGCCATTACCGTGAACCTGCGGGCACGCGAAGCTCTGCTGCCCGCGCTGGCCTTTCCCATCCTCGTGCCGGTGGTGATCGCCACCGTGAAGGCGACCAGCCTCCTGCTCGCGGGCGGCTGGTCGGGCGAGGTCACGACCTGGCTGGTCTTTCTGGCGGGCTTCGACGTGGGCACGGTGATTCTGGCGACGCTGCTGTTCGGCTTCGCAGTGGAGGGGTAA
- a CDS encoding leucine-rich repeat domain-containing protein produces MPEPAATPSLSRLNHQHPTGARGREVLAFLDAGGGPLPDHLHLNGCGLTELPEALRGCTDARILSLYDNALAAVPDWLWTLTALTTLNLSANRLSALGPGLGRLTRLEMLDLGHNGMETLPDVFAELHNLRFLYLSNNRLTGLPPSLRHLRGLTYLNVTDNALETLPDWLGDLVGLVEFRAYNNALTALPASLGECKQLRELHVMNNRLTALPSELGRCGHLTKLMAQGNHLTRLPDTLGDLIELTELDLRFNALEGVPTSLAGLRNLRSLDLRANELTTLPDALAGLPNLEKLDLRWNRLAALPPAFRALEERGCPIYA; encoded by the coding sequence ATGCCAGAGCCTGCCGCCACCCCCAGCCTGAGCCGCCTAAACCACCAGCATCCGACCGGAGCGCGGGGGCGGGAGGTGTTGGCCTTCCTCGACGCGGGTGGCGGCCCACTGCCCGACCACCTTCACCTCAATGGGTGCGGCCTGACCGAGCTGCCCGAGGCGTTGCGGGGCTGCACGGACGCCCGGATTCTCAGCCTCTACGACAACGCGCTGGCAGCGGTCCCTGACTGGCTGTGGACCCTGACGGCCCTCACAACGCTGAATCTCTCCGCGAATCGGCTGTCGGCCCTGGGGCCGGGGCTGGGACGACTGACCCGGCTGGAGATGCTCGACCTCGGCCACAACGGGATGGAGACGCTTCCCGACGTGTTCGCGGAACTGCACAACCTGCGCTTTCTGTACCTCAGCAACAACCGGCTGACCGGGTTGCCCCCGTCGCTGCGGCACCTGCGCGGGCTGACCTACCTCAACGTGACCGACAATGCCTTGGAAACACTGCCGGACTGGCTGGGAGATCTGGTGGGGCTGGTCGAGTTCCGCGCCTACAACAACGCCCTGACGGCCCTGCCCGCCAGCCTGGGCGAGTGCAAGCAGTTGCGCGAGTTGCATGTGATGAACAACCGGCTGACCGCACTGCCATCAGAGCTGGGCCGCTGCGGCCACCTGACCAAACTGATGGCCCAGGGCAATCACCTGACCCGGTTGCCGGACACGCTGGGGGACCTGATCGAACTCACTGAACTGGACCTGCGGTTCAACGCGCTGGAGGGCGTGCCCACCTCCCTCGCCGGGCTGCGAAACCTCCGTTCCCTCGACCTGCGGGCGAATGAACTGACCACGCTGCCGGACGCGCTGGCCGGACTTCCGAACCTGGAAAAGCTCGACCTGCGCTGGAACCGCCTCGCGGCCCTGCCCCCCGCCTTCCGGGCATTGGAGGAGCGGGGCTGCCCGATCTACGCCTGA
- the ccsA gene encoding cytochrome c biogenesis protein CcsA, whose translation MKQDRVTTGLGLATLLSLGAAVALGLSAPLDLNQGSLVRLFFVHVPSAWLSYLAYGGTGLFGLLYLLTRQRRWDRLAMASAEIGVLFTVSTIVGGMLWAKPTWGAYWVWDARLTTTALSIVIYGGYLLIRSLIDDPDRRARVAAVVGLVGTLYVPVNYMAVEWWRGVHQTQTLKLLGGIRFDAAPIYGWVLLVATLAFTLLYAYLLRVRGILAAREEAREERELMEDLKGMEVARG comes from the coding sequence ATGAAACAAGACCGCGTGACGACGGGGCTGGGCCTGGCCACCTTGCTGAGCCTGGGGGCGGCCGTGGCCCTGGGCCTGAGTGCCCCCCTCGACCTCAACCAGGGGTCGCTGGTGCGCCTGTTTTTCGTGCATGTCCCCAGCGCGTGGCTGAGTTACCTCGCCTACGGCGGCACGGGCCTGTTCGGGCTGCTGTACCTGCTGACCCGGCAGCGCCGCTGGGACCGCCTGGCGATGGCAAGCGCCGAGATCGGCGTGCTGTTCACGGTGTCCACCATCGTGGGCGGGATGCTGTGGGCCAAGCCGACCTGGGGCGCGTACTGGGTCTGGGACGCCCGGCTGACGACCACCGCCCTGAGCATCGTGATCTACGGCGGTTACCTCCTGATCCGTTCCTTGATTGACGACCCCGACCGCCGCGCCCGCGTCGCCGCCGTGGTGGGGCTGGTGGGCACCCTGTACGTGCCCGTCAACTACATGGCGGTGGAGTGGTGGCGCGGGGTACACCAGACGCAGACGCTGAAGCTGCTGGGGGGCATCCGCTTCGACGCCGCGCCCATCTACGGCTGGGTGCTGCTCGTCGCCACGCTCGCCTTTACCCTGCTTTATGCCTATTTGCTGCGGGTGCGCGGCATCCTGGCCGCCCGCGAGGAGGCCCGCGAGGAACGCGAGCTGATGGAAGACCTGAAGGGCATGGAGGTCGCCCGTGGATAA
- the ccmD gene encoding heme exporter protein CcmD has product MDKYTGYVVVVYAVTFLLLVGYLTWMWWRLRQVRDEGEQR; this is encoded by the coding sequence GTGGATAAGTACACCGGATACGTCGTGGTCGTGTACGCCGTGACCTTCCTGCTGCTGGTGGGCTACCTGACCTGGATGTGGTGGCGGCTGCGTCAGGTGCGGGACGAGGGGGAGCAGCGATGA
- the ccmE gene encoding cytochrome c maturation protein CcmE, whose product MTAPAPGPSPLPQARRRKKNPLPTVLGVLALVGLTAFLAFGNLGKSLEYFVTPTEYVQQRAELEGRPLRIGGLVKAVQYNPQTLDLRFNVTDGSATFPVQYTGAVSDLFKEDQGVVVRGEFQGETFHASELVVKHSEEYNVPQTQAELKDLLRQAD is encoded by the coding sequence ATGACCGCGCCTGCTCCCGGCCCCTCCCCCCTGCCCCAGGCGCGGCGGCGCAAGAAAAACCCGCTGCCCACCGTGCTGGGCGTGCTCGCGCTGGTGGGCCTGACGGCCTTCCTGGCCTTCGGGAACCTGGGCAAGAGCCTGGAGTACTTCGTGACGCCGACCGAGTACGTGCAGCAACGCGCCGAGCTGGAAGGCCGCCCGCTGCGGATCGGCGGGCTGGTCAAGGCCGTGCAGTACAACCCGCAGACGCTGGACCTGCGGTTTAACGTGACCGACGGCAGCGCCACCTTTCCCGTGCAATACACCGGAGCGGTGAGCGACCTGTTCAAGGAAGACCAGGGCGTGGTGGTGCGCGGTGAGTTCCAGGGCGAAACCTTCCACGCGTCCGAACTCGTGGTGAAGCACTCCGAGGAGTACAACGTGCCGCAGACGCAGGCCGAGTTGAAAGACCTGTTGCGGCAGGCCGACTGA
- a CDS encoding cytochrome c-type biogenesis CcmF C-terminal domain-containing protein encodes MLNLISFDASPLGALGQLSLLAALAFTVGGTWLAVVGGVKADARATEAARRAVWAVFALVSLSTLTLMAALLGDDFSVRYVAEHSMRTSPTWIKVTSLWGALEGSILLWAWLLAGYAFILSLTLRRDALRPWALAAMYASLLFFVGICATVASPFTPLAQIPADGRGPNPALQNHWMMAVHPVLLYLGFVGLAVPFAYAVAALVTGRLSDHWVVVTRRWTLVAWAFLTAAIVAGGWWSYETLGWGGYWAWDPVENASFIPWLLATAFLHSIQIQERRGLMRSWNVWLIVLAYASTVLGTFLNRSGIVQSVHAFAGGPVGPVFLGFLAFLLVAGIGLAAWRAPHLRDEGEPPAALSREGAFLAGNWLFLVFAVMVLVGTLFPTIVEAVQGRRDTSVGPAFYNAFAIPLGLGLLLMMGVGPLLPWRRAEGEGLWRALRPLLLAGAGAAVIAYAFGIRGVGVLATVGLSAYNVVGLALLTGRALRAYRASGRGGVVGLVREQPRRYGAYLAHVGLVVMALGIAFSSAYRQDAQVTLNAGAAPVTLLHETLALESTRVVEKPYGQSAIARVRIDGVPYETRMNTYVQGGDTPFPAPAVRYGLWGDTYLVVTAFGEEGRWASVRLIESPLVSWIWWGTLIVVLGAGLTLVTPRRAPARVPALQAAPATD; translated from the coding sequence GTGCTGAATCTGATTTCCTTTGACGCCAGCCCGCTGGGGGCGCTGGGCCAGCTCTCGCTGCTGGCAGCGCTCGCCTTTACGGTGGGCGGGACGTGGTTGGCGGTGGTCGGCGGCGTGAAGGCCGACGCGCGGGCGACCGAGGCGGCGCGGCGGGCGGTGTGGGCCGTGTTCGCACTCGTCAGCCTGTCCACCCTCACGCTGATGGCGGCGCTGCTGGGCGACGACTTCTCGGTGCGGTACGTGGCCGAGCACTCCATGCGGACTTCCCCGACGTGGATCAAGGTGACCAGCCTGTGGGGAGCGCTGGAAGGCTCGATCCTGCTGTGGGCGTGGTTGCTGGCGGGGTACGCCTTCATCCTCAGCCTGACCCTGCGGCGCGACGCGCTGCGGCCCTGGGCGCTGGCCGCGATGTATGCCAGCCTGCTCTTTTTCGTGGGCATCTGCGCGACGGTCGCCAGCCCCTTCACCCCGCTCGCGCAGATTCCGGCGGATGGGCGTGGGCCGAATCCCGCCCTGCAAAACCACTGGATGATGGCGGTTCACCCCGTGCTGCTGTACCTGGGCTTCGTGGGGCTGGCGGTGCCCTTCGCCTACGCGGTGGCCGCGCTGGTGACCGGGCGGCTCTCGGACCACTGGGTCGTCGTGACGCGGCGCTGGACGCTGGTGGCGTGGGCCTTTCTGACGGCCGCCATCGTCGCGGGCGGCTGGTGGAGTTACGAGACGCTGGGGTGGGGCGGCTACTGGGCCTGGGACCCGGTGGAGAACGCCTCCTTTATTCCCTGGCTGCTGGCGACCGCCTTCCTGCACTCCATCCAGATTCAGGAGCGGCGTGGGCTGATGCGGTCGTGGAACGTGTGGCTGATTGTGCTGGCCTATGCGTCCACGGTGCTGGGCACCTTCCTGAACCGCTCGGGCATCGTGCAGAGCGTGCACGCTTTTGCCGGGGGGCCGGTGGGACCGGTATTCCTGGGGTTCCTCGCCTTCCTGCTGGTCGCGGGCATCGGGCTGGCCGCGTGGCGGGCGCCGCACCTGCGCGATGAGGGCGAGCCGCCCGCCGCGCTGAGCCGTGAGGGAGCATTTCTGGCGGGCAACTGGCTCTTCCTGGTGTTCGCGGTGATGGTGCTGGTGGGCACCCTCTTTCCCACCATCGTGGAGGCGGTGCAGGGGCGGCGGGACACGTCGGTCGGTCCGGCCTTCTACAACGCCTTCGCCATTCCGCTGGGGTTGGGCCTGCTGCTGATGATGGGTGTGGGGCCGCTGCTTCCCTGGCGCCGGGCCGAGGGGGAAGGGCTGTGGCGGGCGCTGCGCCCCCTGCTGCTGGCGGGGGCAGGCGCGGCAGTGATCGCCTACGCCTTCGGGATTCGCGGCGTCGGTGTGCTGGCGACGGTGGGGCTGTCGGCCTACAACGTGGTGGGACTGGCCCTGCTGACCGGGCGGGCGCTGCGGGCGTACCGGGCAAGCGGGCGGGGCGGCGTGGTCGGCCTCGTGCGCGAGCAGCCCCGGCGCTACGGCGCGTACCTCGCGCACGTCGGGCTGGTCGTGATGGCGCTGGGCATCGCATTCTCGTCGGCGTACCGGCAGGACGCGCAGGTTACGCTGAATGCGGGCGCGGCTCCCGTCACGCTGCTCCACGAGACGCTGGCGCTGGAAAGCACGCGTGTGGTGGAAAAGCCCTACGGCCAGTCGGCCATCGCGCGGGTGCGGATCGACGGCGTGCCCTACGAGACGCGCATGAACACTTATGTCCAGGGCGGCGACACGCCCTTCCCGGCGCCCGCCGTGCGTTACGGACTGTGGGGCGACACCTACCTCGTCGTGACGGCCTTCGGCGAGGAGGGGCGCTGGGCCAGCGTGCGGCTGATCGAGAGTCCGCTGGTGTCGTGGATCTGGTGGGGCACCCTGATCGTGGTGCTGGGGGCGGGGCTGACGCTGGTGACGCCGCGCCGCGCTCCGGCCCGCGTGCCCGCGCTGCAAGCGGCTCCGGCGACGGATTGA
- a CDS encoding TlpA family protein disulfide reductase — protein sequence MTDLSPSSNPTPAPAPLWRRLLPPVLAATLVGVLGVALLSPSRNATDGGPLVGKPAPEFTLESLDGAQVSLAALQGRPVVLNFWASWCGPCREEAPLFRELGEKRSGENGPAILGILFQENKEQNARDFIREYALAYPNLRDPGAETAIDYGLTGIPETVFIDQEGTIRHVDRGGLSRERLNVGLEKIGVEGI from the coding sequence ATGACTGACCTTTCCCCCTCTTCCAATCCGACCCCCGCTCCCGCGCCCCTGTGGCGGCGGCTGCTTCCGCCCGTGCTGGCGGCCACGCTGGTGGGGGTGCTGGGCGTGGCGCTGCTCAGCCCCTCGCGCAACGCCACCGACGGCGGCCCCCTGGTGGGGAAGCCCGCTCCCGAGTTCACGCTGGAAAGCCTGGACGGGGCGCAGGTGAGCCTCGCTGCCCTCCAGGGCCGCCCGGTCGTGCTGAACTTCTGGGCCTCGTGGTGCGGGCCGTGCCGCGAGGAGGCGCCGCTCTTCCGCGAACTGGGCGAGAAGCGGAGCGGCGAGAACGGCCCCGCCATCCTGGGCATCCTCTTTCAGGAGAACAAGGAGCAGAACGCCCGCGACTTTATCCGCGAGTACGCCCTCGCCTACCCCAACCTGCGCGATCCCGGCGCGGAGACGGCGATTGACTACGGCCTGACCGGCATTCCCGAGACGGTGTTTATTGACCAGGAGGGCACCATCCGCCACGTGGACCGGGGCGGGCTGAGCCGCGAACGGCTGAATGTGGGCCTGGAGAAGATCGGGGTGGAGGGGATTTGA
- a CDS encoding cytochrome c-type biogenesis protein CcmH, producing MSLALTPDQSLRAEAIGDNLRCPICTGEPITQSTNDISREMLRDVREQVAAGRSDAEIYSYFAARYGNFVLLDPPKDGVGALLWGAPLAALAAGGAVLWRFLRRKPTATAVATPEAEGDTFDPYLAEVQRQTRRKEGA from the coding sequence ATGTCCCTGGCCCTAACACCCGACCAGTCCCTCCGCGCCGAGGCCATCGGGGACAACCTGCGGTGCCCGATCTGCACGGGGGAGCCGATCACGCAGAGCACGAACGACATCAGCCGCGAGATGCTGCGGGACGTGCGCGAGCAGGTGGCGGCGGGACGCAGCGACGCGGAGATCTACAGCTACTTCGCCGCGCGGTACGGCAACTTCGTGCTGCTGGACCCGCCGAAGGACGGCGTGGGGGCGCTGCTGTGGGGCGCTCCGCTCGCGGCACTGGCGGCCGGGGGCGCGGTGCTGTGGCGCTTTCTGCGGCGCAAGCCCACGGCCACCGCCGTCGCCACGCCCGAGGCCGAAGGGGACACCTTCGACCCTTACCTCGCGGAAGTGCAGCGCCAGACGCGGCGCAAGGAGGGGGCGTGA
- a CDS encoding c-type cytochrome, whose amino-acid sequence MILSLVLLALIVGVSLWLVLSPLRASVPGDPDATERERLLAERDRLYGELAALTDERRRPDLERRAALTLRALDALPPAPPPTGQAGRSRRLALIGVGLAALVTVAGAVTFVPRWQLAALSPREAQTVQNSLALPELRRRAEASQSAADSLAWGKAAFDSGLYDEATRAYAAALRLDPRQPEALRRLGILLLNQPARGGGELSEEEAGQAFLLIRTAAQLAPDDAESQLFLGFALSQFGQDEAALTALERYRTLNPSGRDADETITAIRARQNEADPGLRVYAANCASCHGANGGGGALGPSLRLSNLSRGGLRQIILQGKGAMPAYPNLKPGELNGLLDVLERWQKAGE is encoded by the coding sequence GTGATTCTCAGCCTCGTTCTGCTGGCCCTGATTGTGGGCGTGTCCCTGTGGCTGGTGCTCTCGCCGCTGAGGGCCAGCGTGCCGGGCGACCCCGACGCCACAGAGCGCGAGCGGCTGCTGGCCGAGCGCGACCGCCTGTATGGGGAACTCGCCGCCCTGACGGACGAGCGCCGACGGCCCGACCTGGAACGCCGCGCGGCCTTGACCCTGCGGGCGCTGGACGCGCTGCCGCCCGCGCCGCCGCCGACTGGGCAGGCAGGCCGCAGCCGCCGCCTGGCGCTGATCGGGGTGGGGCTGGCCGCGCTGGTGACGGTGGCCGGAGCGGTGACCTTTGTGCCCCGCTGGCAACTCGCGGCCCTCTCACCGCGTGAGGCGCAGACCGTCCAGAACTCGCTCGCGCTGCCCGAACTGCGCCGCCGCGCCGAAGCCAGCCAATCCGCTGCCGACTCCCTCGCCTGGGGGAAGGCCGCCTTTGACTCCGGCCTCTACGACGAGGCGACGAGGGCCTACGCGGCGGCCCTGCGCCTGGACCCCCGGCAGCCCGAGGCGCTGCGGCGGCTGGGCATCCTGCTGCTGAACCAGCCCGCGCGGGGCGGGGGGGAGCTGAGCGAGGAGGAGGCGGGGCAGGCTTTCTTGCTGATTCGCACCGCGGCCCAACTTGCCCCGGACGACGCCGAGTCGCAACTCTTCCTGGGCTTCGCGCTCTCCCAGTTCGGGCAGGATGAGGCCGCCCTGACCGCGCTGGAACGCTACCGCACGCTGAACCCTTCCGGCCGCGACGCCGACGAGACCATCACCGCCATCCGCGCCCGCCAGAACGAGGCGGACCCTGGCCTGCGCGTGTACGCCGCAAACTGCGCGAGCTGCCACGGGGCGAACGGTGGGGGCGGGGCGCTGGGTCCCAGCCTGCGGCTGTCAAACCTCTCGCGGGGCGGGCTGCGGCAGATCATCTTGCAGGGCAAGGGGGCCATGCCCGCCTACCCCAACCTCAAGCCGGGTGAGCTGAACGGCCTGCTGGACGTGCTGGAGCGCTGGCAGAAGGCAGGCGAATGA
- a CDS encoding Rieske 2Fe-2S domain-containing protein, with amino-acid sequence MTGEGERPRARRLTRRQLLENWWVLPVAGTLGTFGYMGWYASRVTLGKRDAGEPEFEPGPAVRVASAGQLAQEWAEVAFTYADRPCVALRLPEPVPGGLSVDGRHYAAYSRICTHLGCPVVLVRDPEVLAFAYNYRPPREDQHPQLGCPCHYSVFDPLKAGQAVFGKANGPLPRVRLEARDGDLYATGIEPAPPLGG; translated from the coding sequence ATGACGGGCGAGGGGGAGCGGCCCAGGGCACGCCGCCTGACCCGCCGCCAACTGCTGGAGAATTGGTGGGTCCTGCCGGTCGCGGGCACGCTGGGGACCTTCGGGTACATGGGCTGGTACGCCTCGCGGGTGACGCTGGGCAAGCGGGACGCGGGCGAGCCGGAGTTCGAGCCGGGACCGGCGGTGCGGGTGGCCTCGGCGGGGCAACTCGCGCAGGAATGGGCGGAAGTCGCCTTCACCTACGCTGATCGCCCCTGCGTGGCCCTGCGCTTGCCCGAGCCGGTCCCCGGTGGCCTGAGCGTGGACGGCCGCCACTACGCCGCCTACAGCCGCATCTGCACCCACCTGGGCTGCCCGGTGGTCCTGGTGCGCGACCCGGAGGTGCTGGCCTTCGCGTACAACTACCGCCCGCCCAGGGAAGACCAGCACCCGCAACTGGGGTGCCCGTGCCACTACAGCGTCTTTGACCCCCTCAAGGCGGGCCAGGCCGTCTTCGGGAAAGCGAACGGCCCGCTGCCCCGCGTGCGGCTGGAGGCGCGGGACGGCGACCTCTACGCGACGGGCATTGAACCCGCGCCGCCGCTGGGGGGCTGA
- a CDS encoding GNAT family N-acetyltransferase has protein sequence MDLTFTQGNLPAASAVLTATAARLLERGEPLWPLPSLTPDRLTRHYPPEGWRVAWHRGEAVGTYVLLDADPLFWPDDPPGQARYLHKLGVHPATQGRGLAHALLAEAARETREAGGAFLRLDTAANRPKLRALYEAAGFRAVDEVTVKGFFVVRYELGVG, from the coding sequence GTGGACCTCACCTTTACCCAGGGCAACCTTCCCGCCGCCTCCGCCGTCCTGACCGCGACCGCCGCCCGGCTGCTGGAGCGGGGCGAACCGCTGTGGCCGCTGCCCAGCCTGACCCCGGACCGGCTGACCCGCCACTATCCGCCGGAGGGCTGGCGGGTCGCGTGGCACCGGGGCGAGGCGGTGGGCACCTACGTGCTGCTGGACGCCGACCCCCTCTTCTGGCCGGACGACCCACCGGGGCAGGCCCGCTACCTGCACAAGCTCGGCGTACACCCGGCGACGCAGGGGCGGGGGCTGGCCCACGCGCTGCTGGCCGAGGCCGCCCGCGAAACCCGCGAGGCTGGGGGTGCCTTCCTGCGGCTGGACACCGCCGCCAACCGCCCCAAGCTCCGCGCCCTATACGAGGCGGCGGGCTTCCGAGCGGTGGACGAGGTGACGGTGAAGGGCTTTTTCGTGGTCCGTTACGAGCTGGGCGTGGGCTGA
- a CDS encoding LLM class flavin-dependent oxidoreductase has product MTAPFQLGLYSFGDFTPDPASGVTLSPTERLRNLLEEAELADQVGLDVFGLGEHHRPDYLVSSPATVLAAMAARTRTIRLTSAVTVLGTDDPVRVYQQFATLDLLSGGRAEIMVGRGSFAESFPLFLGGMPADYDALFADRLELLLQVRDHEHVTWAGRTRPPLGGQGVYPRPEQPLPVWLAVGGTPSSARRAGTLGLPMALAIIGGAYERFAPFVRLYRDAARSAGHGELPLGINAHGFLADTSQGAADLAFPAHSLVMNRLGRERGWAPMGRAHFDAERGPGGALFVGDPEGVAAKILHQHELFGHTRFLMQMSVGTLPHAAMLRSIELFGTKVAPLVREEVARRQPTPSS; this is encoded by the coding sequence ATGACCGCCCCCTTTCAACTCGGCCTCTATTCCTTCGGAGACTTCACGCCCGACCCCGCCAGCGGGGTGACCCTCAGCCCCACCGAGCGCCTGAGAAACCTGCTGGAGGAGGCCGAACTCGCCGATCAGGTGGGCCTCGACGTGTTCGGGCTGGGGGAGCACCACCGCCCCGACTACCTGGTGTCCTCGCCCGCGACCGTCCTCGCGGCGATGGCGGCCCGCACCCGCACCATCCGCCTGACGAGCGCCGTGACCGTGCTGGGCACCGACGACCCTGTGCGCGTGTACCAGCAGTTCGCCACCCTGGACCTCCTCTCCGGAGGCCGCGCCGAGATCATGGTGGGGCGCGGCTCCTTCGCGGAGTCGTTCCCGCTGTTCCTGGGCGGCATGCCCGCCGACTACGACGCCCTCTTCGCGGACCGTTTGGAACTGCTCTTGCAGGTGCGCGACCATGAACACGTCACCTGGGCGGGCCGCACCCGCCCGCCGCTGGGCGGGCAGGGGGTCTACCCGCGCCCCGAACAGCCCCTCCCGGTGTGGCTGGCGGTCGGCGGCACGCCGTCCTCGGCCCGCCGCGCCGGGACGCTGGGGCTGCCGATGGCGCTGGCGATTATCGGGGGAGCCTACGAACGCTTCGCACCCTTCGTGCGGCTCTACCGGGACGCGGCCCGCAGCGCCGGGCACGGGGAACTGCCGCTGGGCATCAACGCGCACGGCTTTCTGGCGGACACGTCCCAGGGGGCCGCCGACCTCGCCTTTCCCGCCCACAGCCTCGTCATGAATCGCCTCGGCCGCGAGCGGGGCTGGGCGCCGATGGGCCGCGCCCATTTCGACGCCGAGCGCGGGCCGGGCGGGGCGCTGTTCGTGGGCGACCCGGAGGGGGTGGCCGCGAAAATCCTGCACCAGCACGAGCTGTTCGGCCACACCCGCTTCCTGATGCAGATGAGCGTGGGCACCCTGCCCCACGCGGCGATGCTGCGCTCCATCGAGCTGTTCGGGACGAAGGTCGCGCCGCTGGTGCGGGAAGAAGTCGCGCGGCGTCAGCCCACGCCCAGCTCGTAA
- a CDS encoding aldolase/citrate lyase family protein, which translates to MPAPDPSLRPRSVLFAPGGRADLIAKLPRSAPDAVVIDLEDAVPATPEAKATARPVARDAARDLIAAAPHLAVFVRVNAVHSPFFEDDLAVLTPELAGVVVPKLEAAADVRRVRAALAQRGLDLPLLAGLETGAGVWNAREILAEEGVEWAYFGAEDYTTDLGGSRTPGNLEVVYARSHVALAARLTGVHALDIVVTALNDADTFRADAAQGRALGYGGKLCIHPAQVALAHEFFGPTDAEAERARRLLDAAHEAALAGHGAFSFEGQMVDEPMLAKARAILHAREQAN; encoded by the coding sequence GTGCCTGCTCCTGACCCCAGCCTGCGCCCCCGCAGCGTCCTCTTCGCGCCGGGGGGCCGCGCCGACCTGATCGCCAAGCTGCCCCGCTCCGCGCCCGACGCGGTCGTCATTGATCTAGAGGACGCCGTGCCCGCCACCCCGGAGGCCAAGGCCACCGCCCGCCCGGTCGCCCGCGACGCGGCCCGCGACCTGATCGCCGCCGCGCCGCACCTCGCCGTGTTCGTGCGGGTGAACGCGGTGCATTCGCCCTTTTTTGAGGACGACCTCGCCGTGCTGACCCCCGAACTGGCCGGGGTGGTCGTGCCCAAGCTGGAAGCAGCGGCGGACGTGCGGCGGGTGCGGGCGGCGCTCGCCCAGCGGGGGCTGGACCTCCCCCTGCTGGCCGGACTGGAGACGGGCGCGGGGGTCTGGAATGCCCGGGAGATTCTGGCCGAGGAGGGCGTGGAATGGGCCTACTTCGGCGCGGAGGACTACACGACCGACCTGGGGGGCAGCCGCACGCCGGGCAATCTGGAGGTGGTCTACGCCCGCTCGCACGTCGCCCTCGCCGCCCGACTGACCGGGGTCCATGCGCTGGACATTGTGGTCACCGCCCTGAACGACGCGGACACCTTCCGCGCCGACGCCGCGCAGGGCCGCGCCCTGGGCTACGGCGGCAAGCTGTGCATCCACCCCGCGCAGGTCGCGCTGGCCCACGAGTTTTTTGGCCCCACCGACGCGGAGGCCGAACGTGCCCGCAGGCTGCTCGACGCCGCGCACGAGGCGGCCCTCGCGGGACACGGCGCCTTCAGCTTCGAGGGCCAGATGGTGGACGAACCCATGCTGGCCAAGGCCCGCGCCATCCTCCACGCCCGCGAACAGGCGAACTGA